One window of the Dendropsophus ebraccatus isolate aDenEbr1 chromosome 12, aDenEbr1.pat, whole genome shotgun sequence genome contains the following:
- the LOC138768818 gene encoding B-cell receptor CD22-like: METMKQVYLLLFFQGFYLGYFCQRWTFPRTFTALMGSCVEIPCTYDPALSSTVWYIYNSRNYPEILNTKDSSSVLKEYRNRTSLVPGEKSCTLRIDPVRREDSDRYYPGITENKYINAYSRMLSLDVIEKTNVWISWNEPMTEGEATTLRCSAEHTCYSSPPFLQWNKPGEVKNMSVKISEGSWREESELTYIPSYLDDETSVRCTVTFPNGKRTRRSTELKIFYAATGVHITMKNGSKFTALICDFLSSRPDVTHYTWMKDGSILLSETGKTVTLYNNGENNGQYSCIAHNIAGNSSSEQVHVERDAVDLPLILGTVAGVFLILFSTLVVFLCTRQNKKSALPTSPIHGTVPARIPCDNPMAKDQHGNIGNNRHSEEPSMSSG, translated from the exons ATGGAGACAATGAAGCAGGTTTATCTTCTACTCTTCTTTCAAG GCTTCTATCTGGGCTATTTTTGTCAGCGGTGGACGTTTCCTCGTACATTTACTGCTCTGATGGGCTCCTGTGTGGAAATTCCTTGTACATATGATCCTGCACTATCCAGCACTGTATGGTACATATATAATAGTAGAAATTATCCAGAGATCCTAAACACCAAGGACTCGTCTTCAGTATTAAAGGAATATAGAAACCGAACCTCACTGGTGCCAGGAGAGAAGAGCTGTACCCTGCGGATAGATCCTGTGAGGAGAGAAGATAGTGACAGATATTATCCAGGGATcacagaaaataaatatataaacgcATATTCTCGAATGCTTTCTCTCGATGTCATAG AAAAGACAAATGTTTGGATTTCTTGGAATGAACCTATGACGGAAGGAGAAGCTACCACTTTACGatgttctgcagaacatacatgtTACTCCAGTCCTCCTTTTCTACAATGGAACAAACCGGGGGAAGTTAAGAATATGTCAGTGAAGATTTCTGAAGGATCCTGGAGAGAAGAATCAGAACTTACTTATATTCCTTCATATCTGGATGATGAGACTTCTGTTCGGTGCACTGTTACATTTCCTAATGGAAAAAGGACTCGTAGATCAACAGAACTGAAAATCTTTT atGCAGCAACTGGAGTTCACATCACCATGAAGAATGGAAGCAAATTCACAGCATTGATCTGTGATTTCCTGAGCAGCCGTCCTGATGTCACTCACTACACCTGGATGAAGGATGGATCTATTTTACTCAGTGAGACAGGAAAGACTGTGACCCTATATAACAATGGGGAGAACAATGGGCAGTATTCATGTATCGCTCATAACATTGCTGGAAATTCCTCCTCAGAACAGGTCCATGTAGAAC GTGATGCAGTGGATTTACCTCTGATTCTGGGGACGGTCGCTGGAGTTTTCTTGATCCTTTTTTCCACACTGGTCGTCTTCCTTTGCACAAG ACAAAACAAGAAGTCTGCTCTTCCAACCTCTCCAATTCATGGGACAGTACCTGCCAGGATTCCTTGTGAT AACCCAATGGCTAAAGATCAGCATGGAAATATTGGGAATAATCGTCACTCTGAGGAGCCTTCCATGAGTTCAGGGTGA